In Candidatus Fusobacterium pullicola, a genomic segment contains:
- a CDS encoding phosphatase, with translation MRYLIDLHIHTNVNPHAYSTLEENIRSAQEKGMRVIAITNHGPALQDSPHWWSLVNMRVIPEYVGDLRVLKGVETNIIDENGNFDINQRIYDVMDIILCGLHTVEAYGDPSDIIKNTRAVINMIRSQKIDIMVHLGNPQFPLEYELVVQEAVKAGVAIEINNSSLKNSRKGSRPNCKKILELCKKYEAMVSLGTDSHISYDIGEFKEAQLLIEEVGYPVESIINYSMENLDKFLENRRKKRVIKI, from the coding sequence ATACAAATGTTAACCCACATGCCTACAGTACTCTAGAAGAGAACATAAGAAGTGCTCAAGAAAAGGGAATGAGGGTAATAGCTATTACTAATCATGGACCAGCACTACAAGATTCACCACATTGGTGGAGTTTGGTAAATATGAGAGTTATACCTGAGTATGTAGGTGATTTGAGAGTTTTAAAGGGAGTAGAAACTAACATAATTGATGAAAATGGAAATTTTGATATAAATCAAAGAATATATGATGTAATGGATATTATTCTATGTGGACTTCATACAGTTGAAGCCTATGGAGACCCTAGTGATATCATAAAAAATACAAGAGCTGTAATTAATATGATCAGAAGTCAGAAAATAGATATCATGGTGCATTTAGGAAATCCACAATTTCCATTAGAGTATGAGTTAGTAGTACAAGAAGCTGTAAAGGCTGGAGTTGCTATCGAGATTAATAATTCTTCTTTAAAAAATTCAAGAAAAGGATCAAGACCAAATTGTAAAAAAATATTGGAGCTTTGTAAAAAATATGAAGCAATGGTTAGCTTGGGTACAGATTCACATATTTCGTATGATATAGGAGAATTTAAAGAAGCTCAATTATTAATAGAAGAGGTAGGTTATCCAGTTGAGAGTATAATTAATTACTCTATGGAAAATTTAGATAAATTTTTAGAAAATAGAAGAAAAAAAAGAGTTATTAAAATTTAA